From Pseudonocardia autotrophica, one genomic window encodes:
- a CDS encoding class F sortase, which produces MSPRRRRPRGGARGAAALLLLGTALLGTGAGLAAGGDAPRITAEELGDVPAGSAPPLRLVPAAAVLPVLAAPPSGPGPATSDAPWLLSAVHPRAAPSQPGSRPASPAPAVAPRPVSPATLELPGRGISAPVEPVGTGRDGGMVVPEQVRHVGWWAPGVLPGGAAGSAVLAGHVDSRTQGVGVLAVLPQLTDGEPVVVRGTDGRAATFRVAARREYGKYDLPREVFRRDGPPQLVLITCGGAFDPAAGSYESNIVVYAVPA; this is translated from the coding sequence GTGAGCCCGCGGCGCCGGCGCCCGCGCGGCGGTGCCCGGGGAGCGGCAGCCCTGCTGCTCCTGGGCACCGCGCTGCTGGGTACCGGCGCCGGGCTCGCCGCCGGCGGTGACGCACCGCGGATCACCGCCGAGGAGCTGGGCGACGTCCCGGCCGGCTCGGCGCCGCCGCTGCGGCTGGTCCCCGCCGCGGCGGTCCTGCCGGTGCTCGCCGCACCGCCGTCCGGCCCCGGCCCGGCAACCTCCGACGCGCCGTGGCTGCTCTCGGCGGTGCACCCACGCGCGGCCCCGTCCCAGCCCGGATCCCGGCCCGCGTCCCCGGCCCCGGCCGTGGCGCCCCGCCCGGTGTCGCCCGCGACCCTGGAGCTCCCCGGGCGGGGGATCAGCGCCCCCGTCGAGCCGGTCGGTACCGGGCGCGATGGAGGAATGGTCGTCCCCGAGCAGGTCCGGCACGTCGGCTGGTGGGCACCGGGTGTGCTGCCGGGCGGGGCGGCGGGCAGCGCGGTGCTCGCCGGGCACGTCGACTCGCGTACCCAGGGCGTCGGCGTACTGGCGGTGCTGCCACAGCTCACCGACGGCGAACCGGTCGTCGTCCGCGGTACGGACGGCCGGGCCGCGACGTTCCGGGTGGCGGCCCGCCGCGAGTACGGCAAGTACGACCTGCCCCGCGAGGTCTTCCGCCGGGACGGACCCCCGCAGCTCGTCCTGATCACCTGCGGCGGAGCGTTCGATCCCGCGGCCGGCAGCTACGAGTCGAACATCGTGGTCTACGCCGTGCCCGCCTGA
- a CDS encoding aldehyde dehydrogenase family protein produces MSGDSEAPEFAAVREAAQRARAAAPAVRAAGEGRIDDALRAAAARIRDRAVELLEVNAAEVASAERNGMAAGLLDRLRLDEERLAGIATQLEVLAATPEPPTEWPVRTLETGERVFERRIPVGVIGAVFEARPNVTLDVASQVLKARSAAVLRTGSAALASATALVEQVLRPALIEAGLPADAVQLVPLPGHAGAEALVGLPDLVPLVVVRGSGEVTRRLTLLGATAGTRVLAHADGGGVLYLDSSATADEVTRLVTDSTDRLGVCNRLNLLLVDRPVYDTLLPVAKAALDARGITLSEPPHTHRLGHEWALDSGAEAHVTVAPVDGPDDAADTAARETSGLAATICAADADVAQRFIDRYTGTGVFWNTTSRLLDGYKLLGLPETGINVDHTPGPRGPVTYRDLGLRQFVVLPPA; encoded by the coding sequence CTGTCCGGAGACTCCGAGGCTCCGGAGTTCGCCGCCGTCCGAGAGGCCGCGCAGCGCGCCCGGGCCGCCGCCCCGGCCGTGCGGGCCGCGGGGGAGGGCCGGATCGACGACGCGCTGCGGGCCGCCGCCGCGCGGATCCGGGACCGGGCCGTCGAACTGCTCGAGGTCAACGCCGCCGAGGTCGCCTCCGCGGAGCGCAACGGAATGGCCGCCGGGCTGCTCGACCGGCTCCGGCTCGACGAGGAGCGCCTCGCCGGCATCGCCACCCAGCTGGAGGTGCTCGCCGCGACCCCCGAGCCGCCGACCGAGTGGCCGGTGCGGACCCTGGAGACCGGCGAGCGGGTGTTCGAGCGGCGGATCCCGGTCGGCGTCATCGGCGCCGTGTTCGAGGCCCGGCCGAACGTCACCCTCGACGTCGCGTCCCAGGTGCTGAAGGCCCGCAGCGCGGCCGTGCTGCGGACCGGCTCGGCCGCGCTGGCCAGCGCCACCGCGCTCGTCGAGCAGGTACTGCGCCCGGCGCTGATCGAGGCCGGGCTGCCCGCCGATGCGGTCCAGCTCGTCCCGCTGCCCGGGCACGCCGGCGCCGAGGCGCTGGTCGGTCTGCCGGACCTGGTGCCGCTGGTCGTGGTGCGCGGGTCCGGCGAGGTCACCCGCAGGCTGACGCTGCTCGGTGCGACCGCGGGCACCCGGGTCCTCGCGCACGCCGACGGTGGCGGCGTGCTCTACCTGGACTCGTCCGCGACCGCCGACGAGGTCACCCGGCTGGTCACCGACTCGACGGACCGGCTCGGCGTCTGCAACCGGCTGAACCTGCTGCTGGTGGACCGGCCGGTCTACGACACGCTGCTGCCGGTCGCGAAGGCGGCCCTCGACGCCCGCGGCATCACGCTGTCCGAGCCGCCGCACACGCACCGGCTCGGCCACGAGTGGGCGCTGGACTCCGGCGCCGAGGCGCACGTGACCGTCGCCCCCGTCGACGGCCCGGACGACGCCGCCGACACCGCAGCCCGGGAGACCTCGGGACTGGCGGCGACCATCTGCGCCGCCGACGCCGACGTCGCGCAGCGGTTCATCGACCGCTACACCGGCACCGGGGTGTTCTGGAACACCACCTCCCGGCTGCTCGACGGCTACAAGCTGCTCGGCCTGCCCGAGACCGGGATCAACGTCGATCACACGCCCGGCCCGCGCGGCCCGGTCACCTACCGTGACCTGGGGCTGCGCCAGTTCGTCGTGCTGCCGCCCGCCTGA
- a CDS encoding M16 family metallopeptidase, producing the protein MSVTDQPAATLPLHRATLPNGLRVLVVPDPATPAVGVAVHVDVGFRSEPEGRTGFAHLFEHLMFQGSESLEKLEHFRQVQSAGGIFNGSTHQDYTDYFEVLPGAALDRALFLEADRLRAPKLTEENLRNQVDVVKEEIRLNVHNRPYGGFPWILLPPVLYDSFPNAHNGYGDFSELEQASLDDAAAFFDTFYAPGNALVTVHGDLGEHGVEGTLALVERHFGDIPARPVPQRPSFAEPVPGSERRQSVTDAHAPLPALAIGYRVPDPTTDPGGYLAHTMLASVLTDGEAARLQRRLVHQDGSVTDVSASNGLMGGPFDARDPDTFTITAVHPAEVSPDRVTAAVDEELDRLAEQGPDTDELARQSARWTAALHREDDRVMFRMLGLGARELLYGRAELALELPARLAALTTSDVAAAAARLRNAGRAVLTVEPASPGVAE; encoded by the coding sequence GTGTCCGTGACTGATCAGCCCGCCGCCACGCTCCCGCTGCACCGGGCCACGCTCCCGAACGGTCTGCGGGTGCTCGTCGTGCCGGATCCGGCGACCCCGGCGGTCGGCGTCGCCGTGCACGTCGACGTCGGGTTCCGCTCCGAACCGGAGGGGCGCACCGGGTTCGCGCACCTGTTCGAGCACCTGATGTTCCAGGGCAGCGAGAGCCTGGAGAAGCTGGAGCACTTCCGCCAGGTGCAGTCCGCCGGTGGGATCTTCAACGGCTCCACCCACCAGGACTACACCGACTACTTCGAGGTGCTGCCCGGCGCCGCGCTGGACCGGGCGCTGTTCCTGGAGGCCGACCGGCTGCGCGCACCGAAGCTGACCGAGGAGAACCTGCGCAACCAGGTCGACGTGGTGAAGGAGGAGATCCGGCTCAACGTCCACAACCGCCCCTACGGCGGGTTCCCGTGGATCCTGCTGCCGCCGGTCCTCTACGACTCGTTCCCCAACGCGCACAACGGCTACGGCGACTTCTCCGAGCTGGAGCAGGCGAGCCTCGACGACGCTGCAGCCTTCTTCGACACCTTCTACGCCCCGGGGAACGCGCTGGTCACCGTGCACGGCGATCTCGGCGAGCACGGGGTGGAGGGCACGCTCGCACTCGTCGAGCGGCACTTCGGCGACATCCCGGCCCGCCCGGTGCCGCAGCGCCCCTCGTTCGCCGAGCCGGTGCCCGGCAGCGAGCGCAGGCAGAGCGTGACCGACGCGCACGCCCCGCTGCCCGCGCTGGCCATCGGCTACCGGGTGCCGGATCCGACCACCGATCCCGGCGGCTACCTCGCGCACACGATGCTGGCCTCCGTCCTCACCGACGGCGAGGCCGCCCGGCTGCAGCGCCGCCTGGTGCATCAGGACGGCTCGGTCACCGACGTGTCGGCGTCCAACGGCCTGATGGGCGGCCCGTTCGACGCCCGCGACCCGGACACGTTCACGATCACCGCCGTGCATCCCGCCGAGGTCTCGCCGGACCGGGTGACGGCCGCCGTCGACGAGGAGCTCGACCGGCTCGCCGAGCAGGGCCCGGACACCGACGAGCTGGCCCGCCAGTCCGCGCGCTGGACCGCGGCGCTGCACCGGGAGGACGACCGCGTCATGTTCCGGATGCTGGGGCTCGGCGCCCGGGAGCTGCTCTACGGCCGAGCGGAGCTCGCCCTGGAGCTGCCCGCCCGGCTGGCCGCGCTCACCACCTCCGACGTGGCGGCCGCGGCCGCGCGGCTGCGCAACGCGGGCCGTGCGGTGCTGACCGTCGAACCGGCATCGCCGGGGGTCGCCGAGTGA
- a CDS encoding M16 family metallopeptidase: protein MTAVRTHRSAEEIGRTERGPRELPALGRTAPVPLPEVVTGTLPNGLTVIAARRPGVPLVETVLRIPAASPADSAEAGWTAGMELVAETMLTGTASRDRVGIDDELAGVGAELGVGVDPEWLQVGGSALASGLPVVLDVLADVLTGATHPDDEVFRERSRLAERIAVARAQPRTVAREALMRRRFGDHPIVSEMPTAAAVAGIAPERVRELHAGTVVPGGARLVLVGDIDPQAAIAEVTARLGGWSDDHPARRLTAPPMPSAGDLELVHRPGSVQSQIRLTAPGLDRTDERYTAFQLANLVFGGYFSSRWMENVREDKGYTYGAHSGQEFVPGGAVLGLDVDVASDVTAAALLETRYELGRMIAVPPTEQEVESARRYAIGSLLISLDSQSALAGTLSALDAVGLGVDWLRDRPQRLEAVTVEQVAEAAAELFAPARFTGVVVGDAEAIGSRLAALGGVSLP, encoded by the coding sequence GTGACCGCCGTCCGCACCCACCGCAGTGCCGAGGAGATCGGCCGCACCGAGCGGGGCCCGCGCGAGCTGCCCGCGCTGGGCCGCACCGCACCGGTGCCGCTGCCCGAGGTGGTGACCGGGACGCTCCCGAACGGGCTGACCGTGATCGCCGCCCGCCGTCCGGGGGTGCCGCTGGTCGAGACCGTGCTGCGGATCCCGGCGGCGTCGCCCGCCGACTCGGCGGAGGCCGGCTGGACCGCCGGGATGGAGCTCGTCGCCGAGACCATGCTTACCGGCACCGCCTCGCGGGACCGGGTCGGGATCGACGACGAACTGGCGGGTGTCGGTGCCGAGCTGGGCGTCGGCGTCGACCCGGAGTGGCTGCAGGTCGGCGGCTCCGCGCTGGCGTCCGGGCTGCCGGTCGTGCTCGACGTGCTGGCCGACGTGCTCACCGGTGCCACCCATCCCGACGACGAGGTGTTCCGCGAACGGTCCCGGCTCGCCGAGCGGATCGCGGTCGCCAGGGCGCAGCCGCGCACGGTCGCCCGTGAGGCGCTGATGCGCAGGCGGTTCGGCGACCATCCGATCGTCTCCGAGATGCCGACCGCGGCAGCGGTCGCCGGGATCGCGCCCGAGCGGGTCCGGGAGCTGCACGCCGGCACCGTCGTACCCGGCGGTGCCCGGCTGGTGCTGGTCGGCGACATCGACCCGCAGGCCGCGATCGCCGAGGTCACGGCCCGCCTCGGCGGCTGGTCCGACGACCACCCGGCGCGCCGGTTGACGGCGCCGCCGATGCCCTCGGCCGGCGATCTCGAGCTGGTCCACCGGCCCGGCTCGGTGCAGTCCCAGATCCGGCTCACCGCACCCGGCCTGGACCGCACCGACGAGCGCTACACCGCTTTCCAGCTCGCCAACCTGGTGTTCGGCGGCTACTTCTCCTCGCGCTGGATGGAGAACGTGCGCGAGGACAAGGGCTACACCTACGGCGCGCACTCCGGGCAGGAGTTCGTGCCCGGCGGGGCCGTGCTGGGCCTCGACGTCGACGTCGCGTCCGACGTCACCGCCGCCGCGCTGCTCGAGACCCGCTACGAGCTCGGCCGGATGATCGCGGTCCCGCCGACCGAGCAGGAGGTGGAGTCGGCCCGCCGGTACGCGATCGGGTCGCTGCTGATCTCGCTGGACAGCCAGTCCGCGCTGGCCGGGACACTGTCCGCGCTGGACGCTGTCGGGCTCGGTGTCGACTGGCTCCGGGATCGCCCGCAGCGGCTGGAGGCGGTCACCGTCGAGCAGGTCGCCGAGGCGGCCGCGGAGCTGTTCGCGCCGGCCCGGTTCACCGGCGTGGTGGTCGGCGACGCCGAGGCGATCGGGTCCCGGCTCGCGGCGCTGGGCGGGGTGAGCCTGCCGTGA
- the nudC gene encoding NAD(+) diphosphatase, whose protein sequence is MSGAAASRGDFTLTEQPVLSRNALVRDENLRLDPEYVRDSWPKARVVVVDESGRTPVDWQTDPDREFREGDAAAWDAAAGRDGRIRTRAGSDVAPEPPTEAVLLGEADGVPYWAVRVGSAKTADSDVFAGGPGEWTDLRAAGAFLDPLGSGLLTGAVATLNWHERARFCAVDGTRTRPQNAGWARRCENGHEEYPRTDPAIICLVHDGADRVLLARQPVWPVGRYSVLAGFVESGESLEACVQREIAEEVGIDVTDVRYLGSQAWPFPRSLMVGFHAIGDPEAPLRLAEGEIAEALWITRAQLRAALARGDWGSRDGDAGQPDTDPVVMLPGTVSIARTMLESWAAAGD, encoded by the coding sequence GTGAGCGGTGCCGCCGCCTCCCGGGGCGACTTCACACTGACCGAGCAGCCCGTGCTCTCCCGCAACGCGCTGGTCCGCGACGAGAACCTGCGCCTGGACCCGGAGTACGTGCGCGACTCCTGGCCGAAGGCCCGGGTCGTCGTCGTCGACGAGTCCGGGCGCACCCCGGTGGACTGGCAGACCGACCCGGACCGGGAGTTCCGCGAGGGCGACGCCGCCGCCTGGGATGCTGCCGCCGGCCGGGACGGCCGGATCCGTACCCGTGCGGGCTCCGACGTCGCCCCGGAGCCGCCCACCGAGGCGGTCCTGCTCGGCGAGGCCGACGGTGTCCCGTACTGGGCGGTGCGGGTCGGCTCCGCCAAGACCGCCGACAGCGACGTGTTCGCGGGCGGCCCGGGGGAGTGGACCGACCTGCGGGCGGCCGGCGCGTTCCTGGATCCGCTCGGCTCCGGGCTGCTCACCGGCGCGGTCGCGACGCTGAACTGGCACGAGCGGGCCCGGTTCTGCGCGGTCGACGGCACCCGCACCCGCCCGCAGAACGCAGGCTGGGCCCGCCGCTGCGAGAACGGCCACGAGGAGTACCCGCGCACCGATCCGGCGATCATCTGCCTGGTGCACGACGGTGCCGACCGGGTCCTGCTGGCCCGCCAGCCGGTCTGGCCGGTCGGCCGTTACTCGGTGCTCGCCGGTTTCGTCGAGTCCGGTGAGTCGCTGGAGGCCTGCGTGCAGCGGGAGATCGCCGAGGAGGTCGGGATCGACGTCACCGACGTCCGCTACCTGGGCAGCCAGGCGTGGCCGTTCCCGCGGTCGCTGATGGTCGGGTTCCACGCGATCGGCGACCCGGAGGCCCCGCTGCGTCTCGCGGAGGGCGAGATCGCCGAGGCGCTGTGGATCACCCGTGCGCAGCTGCGAGCAGCACTCGCCCGCGGAGACTGGGGGAGCCGCGACGGCGACGCCGGGCAGCCCGACACCGATCCGGTCGTCATGCTGCCGGGCACCGTGTCGATCGCCCGGACGATGCTGGAGTCCTGGGCCGCCGCCGGGGACTGA
- a CDS encoding mycoredoxin: MYAVVPVMADLTMYTTSWCGFCRRLKLQLDEAGIGYREIDIEREPDAVSFVEQANGGNRTVPTVVFPDESVATNPSFAEVKQRLGV, from the coding sequence GTGTACGCCGTTGTACCGGTCATGGCGGACCTGACCATGTACACGACCAGCTGGTGCGGCTTCTGTCGCAGGCTGAAGCTGCAGCTCGACGAGGCCGGCATCGGCTACCGGGAGATCGACATCGAGCGTGAACCCGACGCGGTCTCCTTCGTCGAGCAGGCCAACGGCGGGAACCGCACCGTCCCGACCGTCGTCTTCCCCGACGAGTCGGTCGCGACGAACCCCAGCTTCGCCGAGGTGAAGCAGCGTCTCGGCGTCTGA
- a CDS encoding transcriptional regulator → MGTEQAGPGLERGFDETIHAPVRLRISGILRHVEQIDFAVLRDTLGIADATLSKHLRILVDAGYATTTKSRSATRSDARRLTWIAQTRSGRAAFDAHVEELRRIATGTITDPDPAS, encoded by the coding sequence GTGGGCACTGAGCAGGCCGGTCCCGGCCTCGAGCGCGGGTTCGACGAGACCATCCACGCCCCGGTCCGGCTCCGGATCAGCGGCATCCTGCGGCACGTCGAGCAGATCGACTTCGCGGTGCTCCGGGACACCCTCGGCATCGCCGACGCCACCCTCTCGAAGCACCTCAGGATCCTGGTCGACGCCGGGTACGCGACCACGACGAAGTCCCGCTCGGCGACCCGGTCCGACGCCCGCAGGCTCACCTGGATCGCACAGACCCGCAGCGGACGGGCCGCCTTCGACGCCCACGTCGAGGAACTGCGCCGGATCGCCACCGGCACGATCACCGACCCCGATCCGGCGTCCTGA
- a CDS encoding ATP-dependent DNA helicase UvrD2 codes for MPSRTPARAGQIPQSEDGLDPEQRAAVTAPRGPVCVLAGAGTGKTRTITRRIAHLVAQGHVAAGQVLAVTFTARAAGELRTRLRGLDAPGVQARTFHAAALRQLRYFWPQVIGGQPWPLLDGKFRLVGQAAARARAGTDSDALRDLSSEIEWAKSSLIAPVDYPAEAARRKRDVPGSAEQVAQVYAGYEELKNSAQMLDFDDLLLHTAVALEEHAGVAEEFRSRYRCFVVDEYQDVTPLQQRLLDAWVGDRDDLTVVGDANQTIYTFAGASPRYLLEFPRRFPGAAVVRLQRDYRSTPQIVSCANQLIGAARHRPAGSRLQLVGQLPPGPDPDFSEHDDEPAEAAAAAGRILTLLRDGTPPSEIAVLFRINAQSEAFEQALSDAGVPYQVRGGERFFARPEIRRAMIALRGAAPEQRPGTDLVDVTRAVLGARAGLSDEPPKGATLRAQWESLLALVGVAEELAAAEPAADLARLCTELDTRADSAQAPVVQGVTLASLHAAKGLEWDAVFLVGLADGTLPIGHAGDDEQAIEEERRLFYVGITRARRVLSMSWSLSRASGRGSKRRRSRFLYGLIPDSHPASRVAGERRPGGPRPRCRVCGTPLFGGTATKLMRCDDCPSDVDLELLDRLKQWRAGEAKQQDVPAFVVLTDATLTAIAEQRPADPAALVGIPGIGAAKLDRYGDAVLTLLAER; via the coding sequence GTGCCGTCCCGAACCCCCGCCCGCGCCGGACAGATCCCGCAGAGCGAAGACGGGCTGGACCCCGAGCAGCGGGCCGCGGTCACCGCGCCGCGCGGCCCGGTCTGTGTACTGGCGGGTGCCGGCACCGGCAAGACCCGCACGATCACCCGCCGGATCGCGCACCTGGTCGCGCAGGGGCACGTCGCCGCCGGCCAGGTCCTCGCCGTCACCTTCACCGCGCGCGCGGCGGGGGAGCTGCGCACCCGGCTGCGCGGGCTGGACGCGCCGGGCGTGCAGGCCCGCACCTTCCACGCCGCCGCGCTGCGCCAGCTGCGCTACTTCTGGCCGCAGGTGATCGGCGGGCAGCCGTGGCCGCTGCTCGACGGCAAGTTCCGGCTGGTCGGCCAGGCCGCCGCCCGGGCCCGGGCCGGCACCGACTCGGACGCGCTGCGCGACCTGTCCTCGGAGATCGAGTGGGCCAAGTCCTCACTGATCGCCCCGGTCGACTATCCGGCCGAGGCGGCCCGGCGCAAGCGCGACGTCCCCGGATCGGCCGAGCAGGTCGCGCAGGTCTACGCGGGCTACGAGGAGCTGAAGAACTCCGCGCAGATGCTCGACTTCGACGACCTGCTGCTGCACACCGCGGTCGCGCTGGAGGAACACGCCGGGGTCGCCGAGGAGTTCCGGTCCCGCTACCGCTGCTTCGTGGTCGACGAGTACCAGGACGTCACCCCGCTGCAGCAGCGCCTGCTCGACGCCTGGGTCGGCGACCGGGACGATCTGACCGTCGTCGGCGACGCGAACCAGACGATCTACACCTTCGCCGGGGCCTCGCCGCGGTACCTGCTGGAGTTCCCGCGCCGCTTCCCGGGCGCCGCCGTCGTCCGGCTGCAGCGCGACTACCGGTCCACCCCGCAGATCGTCTCCTGCGCGAACCAGCTGATCGGTGCCGCCCGGCACCGCCCGGCCGGATCCCGCCTCCAGCTGGTCGGGCAACTCCCGCCCGGCCCGGACCCGGACTTCTCCGAGCACGACGACGAGCCTGCCGAGGCCGCCGCGGCCGCCGGCCGGATCCTCACGCTGCTCCGCGACGGGACACCGCCATCGGAGATCGCGGTGCTGTTCCGGATCAACGCCCAGTCCGAGGCGTTCGAGCAGGCGCTCTCCGACGCCGGGGTGCCTTATCAGGTGCGCGGCGGCGAGCGGTTCTTCGCCCGCCCGGAGATCCGCCGGGCGATGATCGCGCTGCGCGGAGCGGCGCCCGAGCAGCGGCCCGGCACCGATCTCGTCGACGTGACCCGCGCCGTGCTCGGTGCCCGAGCCGGGCTCAGCGACGAGCCACCGAAGGGTGCCACCCTGCGCGCCCAGTGGGAGTCGCTGCTCGCGCTGGTCGGGGTGGCCGAGGAGCTCGCCGCCGCCGAACCGGCGGCCGATCTCGCCCGGCTGTGCACCGAACTGGACACCCGCGCGGACTCCGCGCAGGCACCCGTCGTGCAGGGGGTCACGCTGGCCTCGCTGCACGCCGCGAAGGGTCTGGAGTGGGATGCGGTGTTCCTGGTCGGGCTCGCCGACGGGACGCTGCCGATCGGGCACGCGGGCGACGACGAGCAGGCGATCGAGGAGGAGCGCAGGCTCTTCTACGTCGGGATCACCCGCGCGCGGCGGGTGTTGTCGATGTCCTGGTCGCTGTCGCGGGCGTCCGGGCGCGGGTCGAAGCGACGCCGCTCCCGGTTCCTCTACGGACTGATCCCGGACTCGCACCCGGCGTCGCGGGTCGCGGGCGAGCGCCGCCCGGGCGGCCCGCGCCCCCGCTGCCGGGTCTGCGGCACCCCGCTGTTCGGTGGCACCGCAACCAAGCTGATGCGCTGCGACGACTGCCCGTCCGACGTCGATCTCGAACTGCTCGACCGGCTCAAGCAATGGCGGGCCGGTGAGGCCAAGCAGCAGGACGTGCCGGCCTTCGTCGTGCTCACCGACGCGACGCTGACCGCGATCGCCGAGCAGCGCCCGGCCGATCCCGCTGCGCTGGTAGGCATCCCGGGGATCGGGGCAGCCAAGCTCGACCGGTACGGCGACGCCGTGCTGACCCTGCTCG